Part of the Acidimicrobiales bacterium genome, CTGACCGTCGTCACCCTCGTGTTCGACACCCGGGCCGGGGACCCCGGCGCCGCCGAGCGCCTCCTCGGCGCGCTGTCCAAGTACGTGGTGCTGTCCCGCAACCATCCCGGGTGCCGCAACGTCGACCTCTGCGGATCGGTGACCGGGACGGGGCGCTACCTGATCATCGAGAAGTGGGACTCCCCCGCCAGCCAGCGCGCCCACTTCGACTCACCCGACATGGTCGAGATGGCCCGGGCGTGCGAGGGACTGCTCGAGCGCCGCCCCGAGATCGACCTCTTCGAGGGCATCTCCGCCCACGATCTCAAATAAATAGCGACGGGCACCGTCGTTCCCTCACGCCGGCCTCAGACGGCGGCCCGGGCCGCCGCGGTC contains:
- a CDS encoding antibiotic biosynthesis monooxygenase family protein; this translates as MAPVAPEPDAGIELTVVTLVFDTRAGDPGAAERLLGALSKYVVLSRNHPGCRNVDLCGSVTGTGRYLIIEKWDSPASQRAHFDSPDMVEMARACEGLLERRPEIDLFEGISAHDLK